CGCTCATTGTCGCCAGTCAGCATGACTATGTGCTCCACGCCGAGTGAGCGGAGGTCCGTTATCATCTCGGCAACACCGGGGCGGACTGTGTCGGTGAACGCGAGCCACCCTAACACAGTGACATCATCACCATCCTCCTGGGCGACGATGACGCTCGTTTTCCCCTCCGCCTCTAACGTTTGGAGGCGGTCGAGGCCCGGTTCGAGCCCCTCGATCGCTGCATTCTCGAGGACGGTCCTAAAGTAACTCCGATTCCCGATGTGGATGGTTCTGGCTTCGATATCGGCGCGGACGCCCTTCCCTGCGGCTGACTGAAACCGCTCGGCGTCGGGGACGTCGAGTGACAGCTCATCCGCTGCTGTCATCGTTGCACGGGCGAGATGATGCTCTGACCGGGCTTGCACTGCGGCTGCCAGCGCGAGCAGCCCGTCATCGGTCAGGGATTCTGCTGCCGTCTCACGGACGAGGACGTCGGTCAACTGCGTATCGCCCTGTGTGAGCGTGCCCGTCTTGTCGAACGCGACAGCGTCGATTTGGGCTGCCGCCTCGACGTGTTCGCCACCCTTGAACAATACGCCCTGTCTACCGCCGGAGGCGATCGCGGAGAGGACCGCTGCGGGCGTCGAGATGATGACCGCGCACGGGGAGGCCGCGACCATGAGCGTCATCGCTCGGTAGAACGTACTGGTGAACCCACTCCCGAGCCCGAGCGGAATCGCGATAGCTGCGATTGTGAGTGCGAACACGCCAAGGACGTACGGTTGTTCGAGGCGGTCGATAAGCCGCTGTGTCGGCGCCTTCTCACTTTGCGCGTTTTCGACCATATTTATGAGGCGACTGATCGCCGACTCGTGGGCCTGCCGTGTGACTTCGATCTCGAGGCTTCCGCTCTCGTTGATCGTCCCGCCGAACACCTCGTCGCCCGACTCCTTCGGCACAGGCACGGACTCGCCAGTGAGTGAGGCCTGATCGACCGTCCCCTCGCCGGACGTGACGACGCCGTCGAGTGGGATTTTGTCTCCGGGGCGAACGATGAACACGTCGCCGACGGTGACGTCATCGATGGGGACAGTTACTTCCTCCCCATCGCGGAGTATCTGGGCTTCGTCCGGTCGCATCTCGATGAGAGACTTGATCGCCCGACGCGAGCGCCCGATCGCGTAGTGTTGGAGCGTGTTCGACAACGAGAACAGGAAGAGGAGCATCGCACCCTCGAACGGGGCGCCGATCGAGAGCGCACCGATCGCGGCGACGATCATCAGTAGGTCGATGTCGACCGCACGGTGGCGGAGCGTCTCAACCGCACCCTTGAGTCCGTACCACCCGCCGAAGACGTATGCGGCGCCGTAGCCGGTCCACATGAGGAGTGGCGGTCCGTCGAGCCACCCTGTCGCAAAGCCGGTCACCATACCGAACAGCGTCAGACCCACGAACACTGACTCCTGTCTGAGTTCCGAGCGAGAGGCCGCCTCGTCGGTTTCCGTGTCGGGGGTGTCCTCGATCGAGACATCACGGTCGCGGACTGCTTCTCGAAGCCGTTCCTCTGAAGTGACGCTCTCGTCGTAGGTGATCCGGGCGCTCCCCGTTCGGAACGAGACGTCGACATCGTGGACGCCGGGTGTATCTCGGAGATGTCGTTCGAGTGCTCGCGCCCCCGCTTCGCCACGACCACCTCGTCGTTCGATCTGGAC
The DNA window shown above is from Haloarchaeobius litoreus and carries:
- a CDS encoding heavy metal translocating P-type ATPase; this encodes MTVTESPSLSTCTVQIERRGGRGEAGARALERHLRDTPGVHDVDVSFRTGSARITYDESVTSEERLREAVRDRDVSIEDTPDTETDEAASRSELRQESVFVGLTLFGMVTGFATGWLDGPPLLMWTGYGAAYVFGGWYGLKGAVETLRHRAVDIDLLMIVAAIGALSIGAPFEGAMLLFLFSLSNTLQHYAIGRSRRAIKSLIEMRPDEAQILRDGEEVTVPIDDVTVGDVFIVRPGDKIPLDGVVTSGEGTVDQASLTGESVPVPKESGDEVFGGTINESGSLEIEVTRQAHESAISRLINMVENAQSEKAPTQRLIDRLEQPYVLGVFALTIAAIAIPLGLGSGFTSTFYRAMTLMVAASPCAVIISTPAAVLSAIASGGRQGVLFKGGEHVEAAAQIDAVAFDKTGTLTQGDTQLTDVLVRETAAESLTDDGLLALAAAVQARSEHHLARATMTAADELSLDVPDAERFQSAAGKGVRADIEARTIHIGNRSYFRTVLENAAIEGLEPGLDRLQTLEAEGKTSVIVAQEDGDDVTVLGWLAFTDTVRPGVAEMITDLRSLGVEHIVMLTGDNERVAQRIAEEVGIDEVQAELLPEEKVATIERLVDQHENVAMVGDGVNDAPALATATLGIAMGGAGTDVALDTADVVLMGDDLSKVPYVLSLGRKTRRTLTINLAIAFGAIALMVGTILLRGIPLPLAVVGHEGSTVLVSLNGLRLLGYRD